The window TCCCTCGTTTGCTGGAGCAGATCGGGGCGGCACACGACATCCACAGCTGTCATAGCCAGAGCCTTGGCTGTCCTCAGGGTGAACAGCTGGGCCTTTTCAGCTCCTGGCACATGACAAGAGAGCAATGGACAAGATGCTAGAAAAACAGATAGATATCCTCAGATGGTCCTTCAGATTCTTCATGAGAAGCCCCGGTTTCCCATTTTAGTGTGCTGCCGTACCTGCTGCTTCAGTGTATTCCTTCGTGTGGTTCAACGCTGCAGAGCCGATGGAGAAGAAAGCATGGATGCCAGGAACGATGAATGATACGTTGCCAAAGTCAGTGGAACCTGCCAGATTTGTTACAAATTAACGTTAAACGTTGCAGCGGGACAAGTCACGATCCAGACAAACAATACCTACCAGAGAAAAGGTCAGGCTGCTCTGGAAACTCAATCCCCAAAGTCTTTCCGTTACTCTCATACAGGTTTGCCAGGGTGGCATTAGGCAAAATGTTATAATAAGTATGGCTAGGATAGATTATCTCCACCTataaggggaaaaaagtcattttatgaTCAGAAAATGTCTGTTAATAAACTGAGTTTCTTCCACATCTGCCTCAGTTTGATGTCTTTTACAGCACAAGATCACTTCTACATATTCTCTTTCAACGCTGCTTTTTCATGCATTTAAATTGGATCCAAGAGAGAATTAAGTCAAGAAAAGATTCAATTCTTGAAAAATGAAACGTACTGTGAAGCTAAAAAGCTTGTGTTTTCTAGAAAGGAAGCGGTTCTGGATCGTGTGCACaccaagaagaaataaaaacagccgAAAGCTTTTGTTACATAATGTAACAAAAGCATTGCAGTGCATGCTGATCGTCATGATGGGTTAaacaaagcatcagttcagagagaaagttcacctcttactgcttgtttttgtccagatgatgaagcaaaagtttgctTTAAAGAAGCCATCGCAGTGatttagaacatttaagctacgggaccggaacttcttttttaggcgggGCGTTATCACTGTGTGTTATcagtttttaatgcacacccagcagccaatcagaatcgagaattcacccTCACCATGGTATAACAGAAATTAACTAATTTTGCGGAAGCaaagtgcgttaatttctgataatgcacactttgtctgcCATTATCCATTCCTTAATTGTGTACACATCTGTGATCTGTCCCCCCGAAGGACAACAGCGCACCTGACAGCCGGTTGCCAGAGCAGCAGCCCTGAAACATGCCTCAGCCTTGGCCTTTAGGTTGAGGAGATCCTTGAGCAGCGGCGTGCGCAGATAAAACTCCAGCTCTGCATAGGCGGGGATGATGTTGGGCTTCACCCCTCCGTTTTTGATGATGCCTGCAGGAGCAATGAGGAAGATAAGAGAAAGTAGAAGATCATCTATcgtattcaaaaaataataataaagctaCATGGCTTTGATGCCTGATACAGTAGAACAAAGTAAAGATGTTGGAGCAGATCACGTTTTGTTTCACTCTGCTAGTAACATTTCAGCCGTGACAATTACTGATTACACcctaatgcaaaaaaatgtagataaatGTTGTGTAATTATGCAGTGGCTATAATGCAGAAACCGGTTTAACGTCAGACAAAAATGTCATGTGCCGGCCTGTATGAAGCTGAAGCTGGtatctgattttgtttttgcctctACATTTGAGTGTAAAGTtgtggtgtctgaattgcttttaaaattaagggcactacatagtgccacactatatagttttgtagtagttaggggttagggtgggaattctgacacagcctgtgtttattttttgtaagaACATTATAATGTGATGTAGATTTTCTTCTAATCCATAACTGTCAGAGTGGAAGCCAATAATAAAATCAGATGCCAATTTCAGCCTTGTACAACTTTTAAGGTGCAACggataaatacaaagaaaagggacactaaaactggtattttctataGATTATAATAAACGAAATTCCActgtttaaaaactttattagcagcatcctcataTTGCATTTTTATTACAGTGTGCGGGAACATTTGTCACTATGACTCTtgatttttgtctgttaaatgcagctttcttttattttgaagttgtttttctgtttctttgctggCTCTtctctgcaaaaataaaattttggactacatttgttttttgttaactttagtAGATTGGAGGTTTCAACTTAAGGGTCGGTGTGCAGCCGCTCTAGAAAGTAGTGGATGGATTTTTTAACGTATGGCCGAGGGACTTGACATCCATCAAGAATGAGTTGGATGTGTtgggtagttttccaaaataaaacttccttcacaATCGATTAAAAGTAAAACTGATCAAatgtaggttgtgttttttttttctttgcagcccAGTATTAACTGGTACTgggggttggagaccactgctcTAAAGCACTCATTCCAGTGATTATAAACCAAAAAGTaatatgcatttttctttttttaatgtcaaaattctaaaaaccaataaaaatgaatgacttatgaGAGAAAAATAACATTGGAAAACTTGGTTGCCtccttattttgaaagtccaagaaaaaaaaaagtcagctgaGGTGGATTTGTCAGCTGGTGGGACGAGGACCAAACTTTATTGAGGATCAAAGCCATCTTCTGTTCCTCACCGTGAAGTCTCCATTCTGGTTTGAGCTGCTGTCTGAGAGCAGACAGGTTGTTGTATGCCAGTACAGCCGCATCCAGAGCGTTCACCCCTTCCCAAGGATACGCCGAGGCGTGAGACGCTTTCCCATGGTACTTCACTGTCACCCTGAGAAACAACAGCACCATGGATCGGTTATTCTGCAAAGCCTAAAGCCTCCATTTCCTACCGGTTGTGTTCTCTCTCTTATAAAACATCGCATGACTTCCCTGTAAAATACATCACTTTTGAGGCAGCAATCATAGTAATGATCCTAAGCCTGGCAGAGCAGAAATATGCTAATTCTCCAAATACTTCCTCCCACAGAGCAGAAGCATCCATGTGAGTTTGATTGGTGATTCAAAATTGCCTGTAGGAGGGAGTTTGTGCTCGTTTGCTTCGGCGCTGCCTTGTGAGGAACAAGCAACCTGTGCAGGGTGTAATCTGCTCCTCACCACATGACAGCTGGGGAAGGAGCTAATAAATCAGGTATGCAAAAAAACACGGCTGACATTTTCTCAAACATAAACTAATTTGACAGTGTTGTATGCTGgaaataccaaaataaaagcatataaAATAGACTATTAaagtaaaaatcacaaaatataGATTATTCAAGTGAAAGTTGTGTAAAATAGAggtattttctttcatttaaacacAGAAAACGTACTCTTCGATTGTAACAGTGGGCAGGAATGAGGCGTCCTGCTGAGCTGGATGAGCCATGAAGACAAGGTCTAGATCAGAGAAAGCCCCTGCTTGGATGAGGTCGATCTTTCCTCCAATAGCTTCCTCTGCAGGAGTTCCTAAAACCGttatctgaaagaaaaaaaaccttcagctgGAACTATTAGCTTAACAAtggcaaacatattttttagagTTTTATGGCGTGCCCTGAACAAAGAGTGCTCTGCTGTCTAAGGAAGACCTACCATGTTTTCTTAGGTATAtaatttaagacttttattttaaacatgttttggtAAATGTTGTATAAGTTAATAGGCATGTTAATCATGTTTTTCAGTACGACTCTCCAGCTGTAGCTCTCTACTATCAtccaaagaatttttttttaattcaggatGCGTCATTTGAGGATTAGTCTATGTAATAACAACAAATATCATTTCTTCTATTCTACACATAAATGTCTGGTATAAAACAAGTATTAGATTAATCTGATAAataatggtaaaaaataaaatttatcgTAGTAAATATTCAACTTTTCATCAAGTTTAGTTTAAGCAATCAAGGAAAattacaagttattttttttctctcctttttttagcAGCCGTTACTCGTTTCTCATTCAAAAGTTTACCTCTATCGTGAATTAATTTTGCATTGTCTCTTTAAAACGGTGGTACCTTCACGGACACTGGGAGTTCAGATTGACGATCCAAAGCTGCTTTCAGGCCCACAGCAGCCGCAGCACCGACTTCAGCTATCAGGTTGTGCCCGCACGCGTGTCCTAAGTCCGGCAGCGCGTCATACTCGCACAGGAAGCCCACGTTGAGCACGGTGTTCCCTTCTTTGGGCTCGCCGCCGACTGGACCCCAGCTCGCGCGGAATGCGGTCGGTAGTTTAAAGTGGCTTTCCACCGTCCACGCACCATCTCGCTGCGAGAAGAAACGGACCAGTCTGTCGTGCGCTTTCGTCTCGTTACCGGCAAGCTCGGGGTGACTCCAAATGTCTTGACTCAGACTATTGAGCTCATCTTGGATGGAGTCGATATGAATCTGAAGGGTGTCTTTCATTTGCTGTAATTTTTCCATGAGGCCACATGTAAAGTGTGCACCTGAACAGCCCAATAGAAACTTTTAGTGATTCACTTGaacacaccacaagtcaagcaGACACTCAAAAGACCCGCGAGAACCCATGACAcaaaccttttcaaaataaaataaatgcatgcAGCGATTTATTTTCTTGCGTTACCTTCTTATCCCTCCTTTGAGCCTTTAAAAGTGTATAGATGACATAACGTGTAGTATTTCGCAATTagcattttgcaaaaatataTGCAGCAGAGCATATATAACTTTTCTTCtctatttattaatttgctCTTAGACTTTATTTAAACCATAAAGAACAATTCAAATCAGGGACCATATTTTATCCACTCTcatcccaaaaaacaaaaataatctgaGGCATTTATCAGTTTTTGCTTGGTTAGTCTTTGACTAGCGCATATATTTTCTCAAACCGAACAAACTGCTGCCACTTTAAATCGACAGGTATAATCAGTGTCGGCCCTGGTCTtccgggggccctaagcgagatttaatttgtgggccctctaactgatcagcagcaccaacaaaacgcaactgttgttgtaatataaatgagatataTCTAGTGCAGAATGTTGGAAAGAAGTGCCTTCACTGTTGTGCGTCTGTGCACAAATGTATGACTGTCCTTtaagtaataatgaaacaataagttTGATTTGGGTTCCATATTGGGTAGATTTGAACTTACCAGCAGCaacatcaacattttccctttcaacagaagatgtggtgacaggagtttcttctgcagctaaaaaacacgaattattatacaataattaatgatgaagttaataaaataactatagcAGAATACTACTAATAGTTTAGTGGTTcagttaaaatctgtgtgcaggttagggttgggcgatgtcccctaatttggccgttgacgatgtttgctgtcaaccatcgggatggacgatgacatcgtcggggggggggtatttttacatttttcgttcttatataactgctattcgttattttgcttttttccttttatttcccaactaatggttaatccgcgatgatccagtataaactgagggaagtgacttttacagaaaaagtaacaagcaaaatagaaaagaagtggtccgctcccgcacttaactagcgaagtggaccggcggagggcggatttacagctttatgtttgatgggaagggggggggtacatgagcggtatgtgtgggagatttaagactgcgatccgtcccgcagctctaggggtacaagcaaccgaactcagaaccgggtctaaaagtgtgtgtctgagcacagctcggatcgtcagcacacacagcggtttgagcatcaaagcagaaatgtcgctcagtccttagaaaacattcaaacaatgacgcggatttgtgtttccagtcgtgtcccgactaaataaaggctgatgttattcacaggatgcagcaccacccaaagctaatgttgttagcccgtgttagcatactgctaatcctggctacgttcagaaaaagcactgaccacacggattaaaattcaaatgatgagcgaacaggtgtttgataataaccgtaacattattaaaagcacgtttagaaaatcgtctcgtattttaccgagctgacatgtcaatgtatatagccgctcggcgctgttatcgttttgtattgaattgttaccttcaataaagtttggaaaaaaagccgctcggcggaagttgtatcctcttccggttttcaaactgcgcatgtgcgaatactgcgcgtgtgcgaatgatttattctgaccgaaattgtgaccttagtgaacgtttttatattctgaaaacatttttcggggcccatgtacacggttggattctaatccgaccattgatcccatcaagatattttgtacatgtaaccgcggcttatggtgtcgacgcgcaacgtggcgggggcgtggcatcacgatggtggtctctccatcgggatgtcagtcacccatcacgatggacgatgatatcgtccatcggcacaaccctagtgcaggtttttcacaatgtcatgatctttttatatatttatgagaaataGATTGTTTGATTATATATTTGCACAAGatcatatttaattatttattaggAACAGTTTGGGGCTCCATACTCTTCAGCCgctgtttatggaaaaaaaggggttatgcagacactatttttttaaattactttacatgCCACATGAAGGGATGTGGATGCTGCAcctcctccaatacttttttgatactttttgagagcagaagaaaatgttggctgacacggaactgtgcaaaacatcctcattatgtaaaaccaaaactgtgaaatacaaatgagaaagaaatgtacctatttataaataataaatgtgaataataatttgagtataaatggaaatataagcatttatacacttcttattcttttattttgtatgttcataattttaaaatgagtacatttattttatttgtcattaataaattagaacctttatttcctatgtatttggcagttttgattctccatatttcatgccaatgcaagattttaagacactttgttgaaaaagtcagactaccagactgtctataacagataaacagcagtttctatactgacataaaccggaaaatgcagaacgcactaaatatgtgttagcaaaacaattaaacaatacaataacgtgagttaaacatttatcagccaTCGCCATTGTCGTTATTTAATCTTCTCTTCGCCGTTTTGGAAGGTCCTGTCTGACCTCATCCAggaaacttgggtatcagaattattttagagttttccattggaaattacgacaaacggggtcgtttatgtgcaaacttcacctgtctttctaactttaccgaacttCGGATCAATTAGTATTTTAAATCGCGAATGCACAGAAATactggataatgtaaaaaatatggccccatcatcctccaaacttacctggTGATTGATGCTGaagttgttcatcttttttcagctcctgatggataaagtctctTCGGCATGAAGTGCtcttgttgtcgctttgatcagcgtgacaaaatgcactcgttttttttcttttctcaactttattgaaacaacaTGCGCTCGTAAATACACACTGTGCCAGGCTTAGATGCAGTGATGTTGGCCAATCGTTGCTGATAGTGGTgtaacgtcattatttgggttgccagattggttcaggtgtgttgacaagggggatcattaaagtgcaggcaactttcttttgcacaacattcacaGCTATGAAAtaggttgccagatttgggtcttttttttattttatattttcgccacttcggggccctggtggtgacgggggccctacgcggctgcgtaattcgcgtatagggagggccggccatgggtataatggtttaaaaaaaattatttaaaaaaacgttggattgtttaaaaacaatacatttaagATTATCTCGTACAAAAGCAAAACTAGAAATGGACGGGTTGCCCCACTATGGAGTCCTATGCTGTTcataattgaataaataaatattaaattcaataaataaataagatcccatgcaaatacacaatcaaccaataaatctctcataaatatataaaaagatcatgaaattgtgaaaaaccagcacactgattttaaattagccattgtattattcaatatatttcattttgctttaaaaacatgctcattattttaaaacagcattttaaaacattcatttttaaccatgttgaattttactataattctgtcttttttcagaagctcatatttcaaaatcgaatattttccaaagtagctttgtttttatttcatgttgctgtttttcacaatggcttatttatttcatgaagagctttttcagcagaatgggtctttctgtcaatcagtgaaagtgggcgggatctaaacgctcattggctcatccatggaaatcgactcatattcctcgatacccgctcagcggtgtggCAGTcagagatgacatatttcagcgatatccgcgaggctttgctgacattagaggatcaaatagagacaaactatctgtctgctgcagaagatgcaaacatgaacgattctgtttttgtagtttgaggggtttgtgtggaccaaaccacaaagGAACTCCGGTCGTCAACATCTTTtacactcctcattcttacgccattcactcacAGCTCACATCGTGACAtatgtcggctcgcaggaggaTCGACAGAGTGAGACCAGGCAGCTGTGCAAAGCGGGACAAGCCTGCTCGTGCCTCCTGAaccttgtgatatttttctattttcaatgagacaatgattataatcaggtcctctggttttatttttccctctcaagaaaaatgttgaacctttcctgcgatgacgtttctgacatcttaacactctccatgtacattgtgcatccatgcattgttactgagataagcacaagcaaccgctccatgtggctataagGCTCAAAACATTAGCTTGTtgcccctcccacacgcggcacgTTGCGTTCATtgaaactccagttcatagaagcttagtggaactccaacaaccactcagcctaacttagaccactactatacgttcatgagaagatgaaaattgccaaaccgaccacaaaaccaactgaattatgcacactcgcccaaagccacttttatccgcaaatttagaaccaaaactgcccaatttcttgtaacactgtggatgtgttgaggtgcatactccccctagtgttgaggagtgtgcattgcgccgtcacgtttgctgaggcatcttcgatcgatgtagaCAGGGGagttagggtgctgctgctcatgtctgggtaaaggaatagccaatcacaaaagtgtctccgccttgtctagtttgattgacagacagacccattctcctgaaaaagctcttcatgaaataaatcagccattgtgaaaaacagcaacattaaataaaaacaaagctactttggaaaatattgattttgaaatccgaggttctgaaaaaagacgtaaaaTGATaatatattccacatgattaaaatgaatatttttaaaatgctgttttaaaataatgaacatgtttttaaagcaaaatgaaatatattgaataatacaatggctaatttaaaatcagtgtgcaggtttttcacaatttcatgatctttttatatatttatgagagatttattggttgattgtgtatttgcatgacttcatatttatttattgaattaaatatttatttatttaattatgaacagtataggactccatacccCCCAGTGGTCAAAGTGCAAAATCAAAATATAGCCATGAAATGTCAATATAAGAGTTAAGTATTGTAGAAGCCAAATTTTTGTCAAAGTTAATGTTTATAATGCTTCAAATCAATGCAAAACTCTCATAAACAAAGTAATTTCTCTACAAAAGAAGCACTGTACTTTACcgtaattattttataaataaccAGGATGCACAAATGTATGCACACtgtgaaatgtgtttatttattgcttCTCCCCATTAATACACTAGAGGGACTCAGAGTAGCATTGTGGAAATGCACGTGCAAATTGTGCATGTCTTAAATGCACTCAGAATTCATTTCTCTAATGCAGTTTTTAATGGTTTGGTTGTATGAAAGAGGACgctttgtcattatttttaatttattcattgaTTTGCCGGCTGCAGTTGCAAAGGTTCATCAAGGAAACAATGCTTCCCTTTTACTCAATTTGACCTGGATATCGAGGTCAATTAGGTGGTGTTTTATTAAAGCTCCACAGCCTCAGCAAAGGTGCAGAGAGAGCAGGTGTGCTTGCGTGTGTTTTCTGATGCGATTCCAGCCGGAAGTTAATTGGGAGTGGTTGTCATTCGCAGAAGCAGACGTGTTAGACGGAACTCAAGTAAACTGACACTGCAGCCGCCTCCTGGCATAGCTGTCAGCGTACTCCATACCCCCCCGTCCGCGATGCTAAGACAAGTCATTGTGTTTCAATTAGGAACGGACCCATGTGTCATCCCACCGTCTTAATCCGGGATCTGAACATGTGTTTACGTTCACAGGAAAATTCCCTTCAGTGAAACCTTTTTCCATGCACCATGAGTCAAAACATGTAAAGCAAAAAATCACAACATACCGGGAGGATCTTTATCTTGATAACTCAAGACAAATTTATATCAGAACTCTGCTATGTGTGTCAAACTAAAACTCACTGAAACATAGAGGTTATCCTAGTGAGCTGGACTGATGTATGAGTTCTGACATGACGAGAACACGAGCTGCAACGGCAGGATGCCCTTAAGGAGGGCAGGCTTGACAGCTCCGGTGAATGAATGCCCCCCCTGATGACAGCATGTTCGAAATGGGAGAATGGGCAAGCATTATTTACCAGTACTTATGTGGGAGTCGTATAGGCGAATAGAGGTAAATAAAGGTACCAGTAAAAGTATTCCAAAGATCCAACgatctgacatttaaaaataaatgtcggaatgcttgttttttcctgtttgtaccattgactgtatatgacaaCTGGAATGAGTAACCCCTCCCCCTTATATTCCAAGCAGGAAGCACACGTTGGCTCAGAgaatccaaaatcccatagacttctatggcGAAATAGGCGGCTATTACTCACTCATTCCATTCTTGCtctatcttttttaaaatatcttttaacATCTTGCTAATCCAAATTCAGTGCAAGTTACTTAAGTTATTAATTGGCCGAtcggatgcctcaataaaagtactttTCCACACTGTAAATTgtacttaaaagccttaatttctttcaaaaagaaaCTGTGCAGCTATTCTATGGATTAATTCTAGTGGTGTTTACTGATTTCGAagtgatttttaatttcttaattcttttttatattctgtgttgtgttttactgtgttttatcgtggtttactgtg is drawn from Oryzias latipes chromosome 22, ASM223467v1 and contains these coding sequences:
- the LOC101173825 gene encoding peptidase M20 domain-containing protein 2 — protein: MEKLQQMKDTLQIHIDSIQDELNSLSQDIWSHPELAGNETKAHDRLVRFFSQRDGAWTVESHFKLPTAFRASWGPVGGEPKEGNTVLNVGFLCEYDALPDLGHACGHNLIAEVGAAAAVGLKAALDRQSELPVSVKITVLGTPAEEAIGGKIDLIQAGAFSDLDLVFMAHPAQQDASFLPTVTIEEVTVKYHGKASHASAYPWEGVNALDAAVLAYNNLSALRQQLKPEWRLHGIIKNGGVKPNIIPAYAELEFYLRTPLLKDLLNLKAKAEACFRAAALATGCQVEIIYPSHTYYNILPNATLANLYESNGKTLGIEFPEQPDLFSGSTDFGNVSFIVPGIHAFFSIGSAALNHTKEYTEAAGAEKAQLFTLRTAKALAMTAVDVVCRPDLLQQTREDFSRAKLKQEK